A single region of the Winslowiella toletana genome encodes:
- the htpG gene encoding molecular chaperone HtpG → MKGQETRGFQSEVKQLLHLMIHSLYSNKEIFLRELISNASDAADKLRFRALSSPELYEGDGELRVRVSVNKEQRTITLSDNGIGMRRDEVIENLGTIAKSGTKSFLESLGSDQAKDSQLIGQFGVGFYSAFIVADKVSVRTRAAGAAADEGVFWESEGEGDYTIADIEKADRGTEITLHLREGEDEFLDAWRVRGIISKYSDHIALPVEIETHNEEDDTTHWEKINKAQALWTRNKSDVSDDEYKEFYKHIAHDFTDPAAWSHNRVEGKQEYTSLLYIPAQAPWDMWNRDHKHGLKLYVQRVFIMDDAEQFMPNYLRFVRGLIDSNDLPLNVSREILQDSRITQNLRSALSKRVLQMLEKMAKDDAEKYQQFWQQFGLVLKEGPAEDASNGETIAKLLRFASTSSEGSAQTVSLEDYVSRMVEGQDKIYYITADSYAAAKSSPHLEVFRKKGIEVLLLSDRIDEWMMSYLTEFDGKSFQSVSKADDSLSKLADEESDEQKEAEKALEPFIERVKTLLGERVKEVRLTHRLTDTPAIVTTEANDMSTQMAKLFAAAGQAVPEVKYLFEINPDHALVKRAADTQDEARFAEWIELLLDQALFAERGTLDDPNQFIRRMNQLLIA, encoded by the coding sequence ATGAAAGGACAAGAGACACGTGGCTTCCAGTCAGAAGTAAAACAGCTTCTGCATTTGATGATCCACTCCCTCTATTCAAATAAAGAAATCTTCCTGCGCGAGCTGATCTCCAACGCTTCAGATGCTGCGGACAAGCTGCGTTTCCGCGCGCTCTCTTCCCCTGAACTGTATGAAGGTGATGGCGAGCTGCGGGTCCGGGTTTCGGTGAACAAGGAGCAACGTACCATTACGCTGAGCGATAACGGTATTGGTATGCGTCGTGATGAAGTCATTGAAAACCTGGGGACGATTGCCAAATCTGGCACCAAATCTTTCCTCGAGTCGCTCGGTTCCGACCAGGCGAAAGACAGCCAACTGATTGGTCAGTTTGGTGTCGGTTTCTACTCGGCGTTTATCGTGGCGGATAAAGTCTCGGTGCGCACCCGTGCGGCCGGTGCTGCTGCCGATGAAGGGGTATTCTGGGAGTCGGAAGGTGAGGGTGACTACACCATTGCTGATATCGAAAAAGCCGATCGTGGCACCGAAATCACTCTGCATCTGCGTGAAGGCGAAGATGAGTTCCTTGATGCGTGGCGCGTGCGTGGCATTATCAGCAAATACTCTGACCACATTGCTCTGCCGGTAGAGATTGAGACGCACAACGAAGAAGACGACACCACCCACTGGGAAAAAATCAACAAAGCGCAGGCGTTATGGACGCGTAATAAGTCCGACGTCAGCGACGACGAATACAAAGAGTTCTACAAGCATATTGCCCACGACTTTACCGATCCGGCGGCCTGGAGCCACAACCGCGTCGAGGGCAAGCAAGAGTACACCAGCCTGCTGTATATTCCGGCACAGGCACCGTGGGATATGTGGAACCGCGATCATAAGCATGGCCTGAAACTGTATGTTCAGCGCGTGTTTATCATGGATGACGCTGAGCAGTTTATGCCGAACTACCTGCGCTTTGTGCGTGGACTGATCGACTCCAACGACCTGCCGCTGAACGTGTCTCGTGAAATCCTGCAGGACAGCCGTATCACCCAGAACCTGCGCAGTGCGCTGAGTAAGCGTGTGTTGCAGATGCTGGAGAAAATGGCGAAGGATGATGCGGAAAAATATCAGCAGTTCTGGCAGCAATTTGGCCTGGTCCTGAAAGAAGGCCCGGCAGAAGATGCCAGCAACGGTGAAACTATCGCTAAACTGCTGCGCTTTGCTTCAACCAGCAGTGAAGGTTCAGCGCAGACCGTGTCGCTGGAAGACTACGTCAGCCGGATGGTTGAAGGTCAGGATAAAATTTACTACATCACTGCCGACAGCTATGCAGCGGCGAAAAGCAGCCCGCACCTTGAGGTGTTCCGCAAGAAGGGCATCGAAGTCCTGTTGCTTTCAGACCGCATTGACGAATGGATGATGAGCTACCTGACTGAGTTTGACGGTAAGTCCTTCCAGTCGGTCAGCAAGGCGGACGATTCTTTAAGCAAGCTGGCTGATGAAGAGAGCGACGAGCAGAAAGAAGCGGAAAAAGCGCTGGAGCCGTTTATCGAGCGGGTGAAAACCTTGCTTGGCGAACGAGTGAAAGAAGTGCGCCTGACCCATCGTCTGACTGATACGCCGGCAATCGTGACTACCGAAGCCAACGACATGAGTACCCAAATGGCGAAACTGTTTGCCGCGGCGGGGCAGGCGGTGCCGGAAGTGAAGTATCTGTTTGAGATCAATCCGGATCACGCGCTGGTGAAACGCGCTGCCGACACGCAGGACGAAGCGCGCTTTGCCGAGTGGATCGAGCTGTTGCTGGATCAGGCGCTGTTTGCTGAGCGCGGTACGCTGGACGATCCAAACCAGTTTATCCGCCGGATGAATCAGCTGCTGATTGCCTGA
- a CDS encoding LysR substrate-binding domain-containing protein → MAGLPSLRALRYFQQAALHNSFSLAAQSLNVTHSAVSHQIKQLEEWLGKPLFIRANGRVQLTADGERLKKTCTQAFNEIEITCEKISQRTSSSLTVSSAPSFLSQWLIPRISDFSRQHPNIALNFQTHMDIDKVRSDQTDVLILSHEQTTHQDIATTLITVDYIGPVCSADFDRQVDFDTDFTTLPLLHADTKRHAWAEWAEKSGARGDFWAGRYFDNLTLGIQAARNGLGLMITPRILVKKELEDGTLIAPVGFTAMARATWMMVKQAREDEPDIVIFRRWLLAEAAGAE, encoded by the coding sequence ATGGCGGGACTTCCCTCATTACGCGCACTGCGTTATTTTCAGCAGGCGGCACTGCACAACAGCTTCAGCCTTGCGGCTCAGTCACTGAATGTTACCCACAGCGCCGTCAGCCATCAGATCAAACAGCTGGAGGAGTGGCTGGGTAAACCGTTGTTTATCAGGGCGAATGGTCGGGTTCAGCTGACAGCAGACGGCGAGCGCCTGAAGAAAACCTGTACGCAGGCATTTAACGAAATTGAAATCACCTGTGAGAAAATATCGCAACGCACCAGCAGCAGCCTGACGGTATCCAGTGCCCCCAGTTTTCTTTCCCAGTGGCTGATCCCACGCATCAGTGATTTCAGCCGGCAGCACCCCAATATTGCTCTTAATTTTCAGACGCATATGGATATTGATAAAGTGCGCAGCGATCAGACTGACGTGCTGATTCTAAGCCACGAGCAGACCACTCATCAGGATATTGCCACTACGCTGATTACCGTTGATTATATTGGCCCGGTTTGCTCAGCCGATTTTGATCGGCAGGTCGACTTCGACACCGATTTCACCACCCTGCCACTGCTGCATGCCGATACCAAGCGTCATGCCTGGGCTGAATGGGCGGAAAAAAGCGGCGCACGCGGAGACTTCTGGGCTGGCAGATATTTCGATAACCTGACGCTCGGTATTCAGGCGGCGCGCAACGGATTAGGCCTGATGATTACGCCACGGATTCTGGTAAAAAAAGAGCTGGAAGATGGCACGCTGATTGCGCCGGTGGGATTCACTGCGATGGCTCGTGCCACCTGGATGATGGTGAAGCAGGCAAGGGAAGATGAGCCGGACATTGTGATTTTTCGCCGCTGGTTACTGGCTGAAGCGGCTGGCGCAGAGTAA
- a CDS encoding DUF6024 family protein — MDKSSLSPLRQKIADASSEKDAKTLHNQLRQALSRLYKLENHDLFFVKSVTAGRVILSHLFHKQEVARCVARQTSQLPASELLNHRTARLGEPGKVPMITHVNPRTGKVNSLRGCEGKGVVDASDSFATSLHEELVRDSAIFITPLHRHASLSSGLAMIALRTTAFSTLMRSELRLFEASTVPARPLADALGIIRSSHWQPYNLA; from the coding sequence ATGGATAAATCCTCGCTCTCTCCTTTGCGGCAAAAAATTGCAGATGCATCGTCCGAAAAGGACGCAAAGACGCTGCACAATCAGCTGCGCCAGGCCCTTTCCCGCCTGTATAAGCTGGAAAATCACGATCTCTTTTTTGTGAAATCAGTCACAGCCGGACGGGTGATCTTATCGCATCTGTTTCATAAGCAGGAGGTGGCGCGCTGTGTGGCGCGACAAACCAGCCAGCTGCCAGCCAGTGAACTGTTGAACCACCGCACCGCACGTCTTGGCGAACCGGGAAAAGTGCCGATGATCACCCATGTAAATCCCCGCACCGGTAAGGTCAACAGCCTGCGCGGCTGTGAGGGAAAGGGAGTGGTCGATGCCTCCGACAGTTTTGCCACCTCGCTGCATGAGGAGCTGGTGCGCGACAGCGCTATTTTTATTACGCCACTTCACCGGCATGCTTCGTTGTCGTCTGGCCTGGCGATGATTGCGCTGCGCACCACCGCCTTCAGTACCCTGATGCGCAGTGAACTGCGGCTGTTTGAAGCCTCAACGGTTCCGGCGAGGCCGCTGGCCGATGCGCTAGGGATAATACGCAGCAGTCACTGGCAGCCGTATAATCTGGCGTAG
- the adk gene encoding adenylate kinase, translated as MRIILLGAPGAGKGTQAQFIMEKYGIPQISTGDMLRAAVKAESELGKQAKEIMDAGKLVTDELVIALVKERIAQDDCRNGFLLDGFPRTIPQADAMKEAGIKVDNVLEFAVPDELIVERIVGRRVHAPSGRVYHVTFNPPKEEGKDDATGEELTTRKDDQEETVRKRLVEYHQMTAPLIAYYSKEAAAGNTAYHKIDGTRKVSEVSAELAKILG; from the coding sequence ATGCGTATTATTCTGCTCGGCGCTCCGGGCGCAGGAAAAGGTACTCAGGCTCAGTTCATTATGGAGAAATACGGCATTCCGCAAATCTCCACCGGTGACATGTTACGTGCAGCAGTCAAAGCTGAAAGTGAGCTGGGTAAACAAGCCAAAGAGATTATGGATGCTGGCAAGCTGGTGACCGATGAGCTGGTCATTGCGCTGGTTAAAGAGCGAATTGCGCAGGATGATTGCCGTAACGGTTTTCTGCTCGACGGCTTCCCGCGTACCATTCCACAAGCTGATGCTATGAAAGAAGCCGGCATCAAAGTGGATAACGTGCTGGAGTTCGCCGTACCTGATGAACTGATCGTTGAGCGTATTGTGGGTCGCCGTGTGCATGCGCCATCAGGCCGCGTTTACCACGTCACCTTCAATCCACCGAAAGAAGAAGGCAAAGACGACGCGACCGGCGAAGAGCTGACCACGCGTAAAGACGATCAGGAAGAGACCGTGCGTAAGCGCCTGGTGGAATACCATCAGATGACTGCTCCGCTGATTGCTTATTACAGCAAAGAAGCGGCAGCCGGTAACACCGCTTACCACAAAATTGACGGCACGCGCAAAGTGTCTGAAGTCAGCGCCGAGCTGGCAAAAATCCTCGGTTAA
- the hemH gene encoding ferrochelatase, producing the protein MRQDKPGVLLVNLGTPDAPTAAAVKRYLKQFLSDPRVVDTPRWLWWPLLNGAILPIRSPRVAKLYASVWMDDGSPLLVYSKRQRDALAARLDMPVALGMSYGNPSLKSAVDSLMQQGVTRLIVLPLYPQFSCSTVAAVWDGLTKVFAGYRSLPDVQFIRDYATHPGYIAALKASVERSFAAHGKPDLLVMSFHGIPQRFADEGDDYPQRCHDTADALAAALGLGPNEVMLTFQSRFGREPWLTPYTDETLKGLPAKGIKHIQIMSPGFSADCLETLEEISEQNREFFMHAGGTQFEYIPALNDDAEHIDMMVDLVNRQR; encoded by the coding sequence ATGAGGCAAGATAAACCCGGCGTATTGCTGGTAAATCTCGGCACGCCTGATGCGCCAACCGCCGCTGCGGTAAAGCGCTACCTGAAACAATTTCTTAGCGATCCGCGCGTTGTTGATACGCCGCGCTGGTTGTGGTGGCCGCTCCTTAACGGCGCGATCCTGCCGATTCGCTCTCCGCGCGTGGCAAAGCTGTACGCTTCGGTATGGATGGATGACGGTTCTCCGCTGCTGGTTTACAGCAAACGTCAGCGTGACGCGCTGGCAGCCCGTCTGGATATGCCGGTTGCGCTCGGCATGAGCTACGGTAATCCCAGCCTGAAAAGCGCGGTGGACAGCCTGATGCAGCAGGGCGTCACGCGCCTGATCGTGCTGCCGCTCTATCCGCAATTCTCCTGCTCGACCGTAGCGGCGGTGTGGGATGGCTTAACCAAAGTGTTTGCCGGCTACCGTTCGCTACCGGACGTGCAGTTTATCCGCGATTATGCCACTCATCCTGGCTACATTGCCGCGCTGAAGGCGTCGGTGGAACGCTCTTTTGCTGCCCACGGTAAACCCGATCTGCTGGTGATGTCTTTTCACGGCATTCCACAGCGTTTTGCCGACGAAGGTGATGATTATCCGCAGCGCTGCCACGATACGGCCGATGCACTGGCGGCGGCGCTGGGACTGGGTCCGAACGAAGTGATGTTGACCTTCCAGTCGCGCTTCGGTCGCGAACCCTGGTTAACGCCGTATACCGATGAAACGCTGAAAGGTTTACCGGCTAAGGGCATTAAGCATATTCAGATTATGAGCCCTGGCTTCTCAGCAGACTGCCTGGAAACGCTGGAAGAGATTAGCGAACAGAACCGTGAATTCTTTATGCATGCTGGTGGTACGCAGTTTGAATATATTCCGGCGCTAAATGATGACGCCGAACATATCGATATGATGGTGGATTTAGTCAACCGCCAGCGTTAA
- a CDS encoding inosine/guanosine kinase produces the protein MKFPGKRKSKHYFPVSARDPLLQPQLQPENENGSSWVVGIDQTLVDIEAKVDDAFVARYGLSAGHSLVIDDDVAEALYSELMREQLISHQFAGGTIGNTLHNYSVLADDRSVLLGVMCSNVQIGGYAYRYLCNTSSRTDLNYLQGVDGAIGRCFTLIGDNGERTFAISPGMMNQLREENIPEQVIAGASALVLTSYLVRCKPGEPMPAATMKAIEYAKKHNVPVVLTLGTKYVIADNPQFWRDFLRDHVSIVAMNEDEAQELTGLSDPLLASDKALDWVDLVLCTAGPNGLYMAGFTEDEGKRKTNHPLLPGAIAEFNQYEFSRAMRHQDCQQPLRIFSHIAPYMGGPEKIMNTNGAGDGALAALLHDITANNYHRTNVPNSSKHARSYLTYSSLAQVCKYANRVSYQVLNQHSPRLTRGLPEREDSLEESYWER, from the coding sequence ATGAAATTTCCCGGCAAACGTAAATCCAAACACTACTTCCCCGTTAGCGCACGCGATCCGTTACTGCAACCTCAACTCCAGCCAGAAAATGAAAACGGCAGCAGCTGGGTAGTGGGTATCGATCAGACGCTGGTGGATATCGAAGCCAAAGTGGATGATGCTTTTGTCGCGCGTTATGGTCTCAGCGCCGGTCACTCGCTGGTGATTGACGATGACGTTGCTGAAGCGCTGTACAGCGAGCTGATGCGCGAGCAGTTAATCAGCCATCAGTTTGCCGGTGGCACCATCGGTAACACCCTGCATAACTACTCGGTGCTGGCGGATGACCGCTCGGTGCTGCTGGGTGTGATGTGCAGCAACGTGCAGATTGGTGGCTATGCCTATCGCTACCTGTGTAACACCTCCAGCCGTACCGATCTCAACTACCTGCAAGGCGTCGATGGTGCGATTGGCCGCTGCTTTACCCTGATTGGCGATAACGGTGAGCGGACCTTTGCCATCAGCCCGGGGATGATGAATCAGCTGCGCGAGGAGAATATTCCGGAACAGGTGATCGCCGGTGCTTCTGCGCTGGTGCTGACTTCTTACCTGGTGCGCTGCAAGCCGGGTGAGCCGATGCCGGCTGCCACCATGAAAGCGATTGAATATGCGAAAAAGCATAATGTGCCGGTGGTTCTGACGCTCGGCACCAAATATGTGATTGCCGATAACCCACAGTTCTGGCGCGACTTCCTGCGCGACCACGTATCTATTGTGGCGATGAATGAAGATGAAGCGCAGGAGCTGACCGGCCTCAGCGATCCGCTACTGGCGTCAGATAAGGCACTGGACTGGGTTGACCTGGTATTATGTACCGCCGGGCCAAACGGGCTGTATATGGCAGGTTTTACCGAGGATGAAGGCAAACGCAAGACCAATCATCCGCTGCTGCCGGGGGCAATTGCCGAGTTTAACCAGTATGAATTCAGCCGTGCGATGCGCCATCAGGATTGTCAGCAGCCGCTGCGCATTTTCTCGCATATCGCTCCCTATATGGGCGGCCCTGAGAAGATAATGAATACCAACGGGGCAGGGGATGGAGCGCTGGCGGCGTTACTGCACGATATTACCGCCAACAACTATCACCGGACCAATGTGCCGAATTCCAGCAAGCATGCACGCAGTTATCTGACCTACTCCTCGCTGGCACAAGTATGTAAGTACGCTAATCGCGTCAGCTATCAGGTGTTAAATCAGCACTCACCACGCCTGACGCGGGGATTGCCGGAACGTGAAGACAGCCTGGAAGAGTCTTACTGGGAAAGGTAA